The window TGCACATATCGTTGCGTAATGCATGGCGATCATCACCCATATTAATGCTGTTCACGAATTTATACGTTGATGGCTACTTTGTTATCATTCACCAAGCCTCAAGCACAAAAAAAGTAACCTCTGAAAGGACATCACGCAAGGAGCAGCTGCCGCAGGGCTGGAACGTCTTCGCACAACTTGTCCGCCCCGGCTTCTTCAAGCTCGCCGCGCGAACCGTAGCCGTAGAGTACTCCCACACCGTCCATACCCACAGCATGCGCGCCAAGAATGTCATATTTCCGGTCGCCCACCATAAGGCATTGCGCCATATCCGCAACACCGCAAAGGCCGCAGGCATGCCGCAGCACGGACGTTTTGCTGTTGCGCGGGCCGGTCAGCTCCGCTCCCGCCACATGGTCAAACAGGCTGGCAATGCCAAAATGCTCCAGAATACGCTGAGCAAAGGGTTCCGGCTTGGATGTAGCCAGCGACAACACCCGGCCCTCGCGCCGCAGGTCTACCAGCATGTCTGCCACGCCGTCATAAAGCGCATTTTCAAATATACCCGTGACCGAATAATATTCACGGTATTTCTGCACAGCCAGATCAGCCTTGGCCGCATCGCCCCCAAACAGCTTGCCGAACGAATCCTTCAGCGGGGGGCCGATAAAATACAGCAGTTCATCGTCAGCGCGGGCAATATCAAAATACTTCAGGGCATGCTGCACAGAGCGGATGATGCCGGTTTTGGAGTCTGTCACCGTGCCGTCAAGATCAAAAAAAATATATTGCTTCACGAAGGGATTTCCTTGCTTCCGGTTTCAGGCGAAGGGCTACTCGCCGTTAAAGGGCGTATGCCGCCCAGAGCCGTCAACACCGAATTTGCTGTCCAGCGCCTTGTTGTCGCCCGGCGATGTAAAATAGCCGTTCATGGTGCGCTGCGGAACCCCCATGCCCAGCAGGGTACTCACAGAAACGAAATTGTAGCCTCTGCGGCGCAGTTCCGCCACAGTCTCGCGCAACAGTTGCGCCGAGCCCTTGGGCACCAGATTGGCGTGGAACAGCAGGATGGAGCCCGGTTTGACCTGTGAGGCAACCAGATGGGCCTCGCGCCGCGCATGCTCGATATTGGTATTATCCGCGCCGGATTCCGCCACCACATCCCATTGCACCACCTGCATGCCCAGCTTTGCCAGCGCCTGCAAAGACTGGTCGTTGCAACGCCCATAGGGCAAGCGAAACAGCGTGGGCACAGGCTGAATGGCAGGCTCCGGACGGCCCTGCGCCTTGGCATCGCGCAAGGCCTCCTCGCGCAGCAGCTCATACTGAGCCTGCGTCCACAAAACCTGGGCGCGCAGGCCAGCCGGGGAAAGCAGGGCAAAATTGCCGTGGGACCACGCATGATTGGCTATTTCAAACTGCGGCTCGGTCATGATTTGCAGTACACGGCGAGAATGGGTACGCATCCACTTGCCGCCCATAAAGAGCGTGGCCGGGATATGCTCGGCCCGCAAAAAACCGAGAATATCCATATCGCAGCCGGTGGTGACTGTATCCAGCTCGCAAAGATCAAAGGTAAGGGCAACCACCTTGGCCCCATCTGCCAGCGCAACCCGCCGGATTGTGCCCACCGAATCGGCCCCGAGCGGTGGAAGCATCACTGAAGGTTCGCGTTTGGCGGGCGGGGTTGCGTCGTTGCGCAAAGCCTTGCGGGCATCCTGCGCATCGGGCGCCCAGGAGGGGGCCGGAGCAGACGAAGCAGTAGCCGGGGCAGCAACTGCGGGGTGCTCCACCAAGACAGCGCATATGCCCGCTAAAATGCAAAACACGCCAGCCGAAAGGGCAAAAATACGCCGCAACCGCAAAACCGAGCAGACTGAGCTGAACATAGAGGGAAACTCCTGCGCCGACTACGACGCCAAACAGCAACTTTTGAAAACTATAATTCACGGATTAGTGCGCTGTGCACACGATAAAGCCTTTTTCTGCCAAGCAGGTCTATATCCTTTACGCAATCGGCCCACAAGCGTGGCGAGCGGCATCTATACTCACCTGTAATCATAAGAATTAATTCTCAGCAAATTGCGTGTTGAATTTATTTTTCAAATATCGCATAATTTCAAAATATATTTGCGGCGGCGTGTTGGCCTTGCGTGGGCATTACTGCGGGGTTTGCTATCTGCGAAGATCAAGGCAAGAACTTATATCCAGGCGATCAAGACCACATGTCCCACATCAAAATACCCGTTTCAACCCTACGCCCGGGGATGTATATTGTTGACCCCGGGATATCATGGCTGAAAGCCCCTCTGCTCTATATGCAGGAGGGAATTTTGGCGTCGGACGACGAGATCAACGGTATAATCCTCCAGGGATTTGCCGAAGCCTACTACGACCCGGAACGCTCACGCGACGAAAATTCCGCTGCTCCCCAGCCAAATACCCCCCTTGCCATAGAACTACAGGCCGCCAACAGAATTTATGAAGACGCCTACGAGAATGTGAAAAACTTTCTCGAATCCGCCAGAGGCGGCGCACTTGATCTTACCTTTGCGCGCCCGCTGGTGGGCGACATCATCAAAAGCCTTTCGCGCAACGTTGACGCGCTGGTGACGCTTTCTCTGCTCAAAAAAACAGACGAATACACCTATGCCCACAGCGTCAACGTGACCATTTTTGCCGTGGCCTTTGCCAATTTTCTGGGCATGCCCGATGACCGGCTGCACAATGTGGGGCTGGCCGGGTTGCTGCACGATTACGGCAAGGCGCTGATTCCCAACGAAATTCTCACCGCGCCCCGCTCCCTGACGTTTCAGGAATTTGAGGTCATGCGGTCGCATGTGCTGCTTGGTGTTGAAAAGATCAAACAGTTTTCGAGCGTTGAGCAGGAAGCCATTGAAGGCATTGCGCAGCACCACGAAAAGCATAACGGCACGGGCTACCCCAATCGGCTATCCGGCAAACAGATTGGCGTTTTTGGCCGTATCCTTTCGCTCAGCGACGTGTATGACGCGCTTTCGTCCAAGCGTGTTTACAAGGGCGCACTGGCCCCCAACAAGGCGCTGGGCATGATGTACAAAATGCGCGGTCAGGCCTGGGCCCCCGGCTATGTGGAACGCTTTATCAAGATGGTGGGCATTTTTCCCGTGGGTACTGCGGTGGAACTTTCAAACGAACACCAGGGTATTGTGTGCCGCTCCAACCCCAATTTTCCCGCGCAGCCCTGCGTTCTTGTGGCGCGCGACCCTGACGGACGCGCCATTCAACCGCAGTTTGTCGACCTCACGCGCTACATAGGCCTGCGTATCACACGCTCTCTATCTGCGGCCGAAGCGGCGCATTTTGATATTCCGATGTTGCTGGGCGGCCCGGCGTAGACAGCTCCAGATCGTGCCCTCCTCCAGTACGCTCAGCCAGCAATCCACGGCATTTTCTGCCACAAATACGCACTGTTCACATTTCTTTTACACATCCGGGCTTGCCCGCAGATAATGTAAACGCTATACACCGGGAAAGGGATAAACCTTCTATTTCAGCATGTTCACCATCTGGGATGCGGCAACGCCCTGCCCCGGAATTTGAAATGTCAAAACGCATCAGGCTTAAGGATAATTTTCATGCGCAGAGTTGATGTTTTGATCGGTGCCCTCAGCCAGTTGACTGGCCGTGATGAGGAAGCTGTGGCCCAGACCTTTGAAGCCATCATTTCCAGCAACCCGGAAAAAGGCAAAGATCTGCTTGAGGAAATTTCCTTTGGCGAGGCTTCGGTCATGCGCGAACGGCTCCTCAAGGACGGCCCCGATGTGCTGGCCCGCCTTGTGAGCAGAATCAGCGACTAAAAACCGCCCCGGGCATTCTGCCCAGGGCGGTCAGGTTGATATCAAATCCCGTCTTGCGGTATTTTGCTGCCGGAGCTGCTAGTTACAGCGTCTGCGTTGTACTGGACTTGCCAGATTACCCTGCGTGATGCCGCAAAAGCTACCAGCAGGCTTGCGGCGTCAGGGTCTCAATGAGCTTCCACTGGGCAGCAAAGGCCTTTTGCGAGCTGCGCGATTCTGCATAGCAGCGGGCCTCGCGCTTCATGGCAAACAGCATGGCCTCATCGCTTGCCAGAGCCACCATGGCCGAGGCATAGGCCTCTGCCGTTTCCTGCCGCACCACTATGCCGCTTTTATCCGGCACCACGTTCTCTCTGGGGCCGCCCTGCCCGCTCACCACCACTGCCAGCCCCGCAGCCTGCGCCTCCAGCACAACCTTTCCATAGGTATCTGTGGTTGAGGGGAAAACAAAGATGTCGGCTTCTTCATAGGCCTGCACAAGCGCAGCACCGCTCAGATAGCCCGTAAAGGTCACGGGCATGTCCGCAGCCTGCGCCTGAAGTTCCCCGGCCTGCGGGCCGTCGCCCACAATGGTCAGCTGCGCGCCGGGGATATGCCCCAGCACCAGCCGGAAGGCATCCACAAGACGGCTGACGCTTTTTTCTCTTGAAAGTCGCCCCACATACAAAAAACGTGTACCCTGAGCGCTTTCCCGCCCGCTGTTGCGCCAGGCGGGCGTGTAGCGCGATGCGTCCACCCCCCGGGGATAGAGGCGGATTTTTTCCTCGGGCAGACCGTGGGCGATCAGTTCCTTCATGGTGGCAGCCGAGGGCGCAAAAACCACATCCATCTGGTTATAATACCAGTACACATAGCGCCATGTGGCTTCTTCCAGCGAGGGGTCGCCCGTCAGCTCCAGAATATACTGCGGAAATGCCGTGTGATAGGTGGCATGGATGGGCAGCTTGAGCATTTTTGCCGTCAGCAGGGCCGCAAGCCCCATGGGGCCGGGCGTTGCGGAGTGCAGCAGGGTGTAACCGTTCTCATAGCAATGCTGCACAATTTTAAGCGCGGGCGGATAGTGCAGCGTCAGTTCTGGATACTCAGGAATGGAAAAACTGCCCGTGGGGCTGAAATTTATGGGGCCAAGGCCGCCGGGGTGGCTGCCTTCCACATTTTCTGGCCGAACGCAGGTCAGGATATCCATTTTCTTACCCTGCTCCCGCGCCAGTGGCAGCATGGATTGCAGGGTTTTGGCAACGCCGTTCACCTCAAGATAGGTATCCGTAAAATGGGCAATGGCGGCCCTGTCCGCTGCCGTGCCGGATCTGGCATCCCTTGGGAGAAAACGGCGCAGGCATTCGCGCGTAAACATTTTATCCTGCGCAAAAAGCGAATAGCCGATGCCGTAAGGGGCAAGCATGGCGTAAAGCGATCCCATGGCTCCCACCAGCTTGAACACATTGAAAAAATTGCCCTTGAGCACGTCAGACAAAACAGAATTGGCGCAGGCAAGCTGCACGGTTTCCGCCACATCGCCCACAAAACGTGCCAGCAACGCCTCGCGCCGGGGCATGCGCTCCTGCGGCACAATGACGTTGACGCTGTCCGCCGCCACGGCAAGCTCCGGCGATTGGGCAATGGCCCTGCCAGCCGCCTCAAGTATGCTTTCCTGCATGCTTTTTTCAGAGCGGGACACCCATCTGCCGCAGTTCAGCAAAAATCCGCCAATGGACATGACGCGCGTCTTGATGGTGCGGGAGCGCGTATCTGGCTTGCCCGTGAGCATGTTTTCGGCAAAGCGCAGCACGGTGCTGTTGTTGATATCCTGTGCTAGGCCGGTGGAATTTTTGTAGAACTGGTAGCCGATGGCGTACAGATTATGGGCAAAACCCAACGGCGTTGCAGGTATGACCCGGGGCGTGGTGCCCCCTGCCATGACCGCCCGCAGCAAGGCCGAGGCCGGGGCATGGCCCGAGCTGCCAAGTTCCGCGGGGGTAACTTCTATCACCGTGGAACTTCTGGCGATATTGCAGGAGGAATGGTCGTCGGACCCGGCCACAAAACTCTTGCGCCAGGGCTGGGCAACAAGTGCGCTAACATTGTGTTTTTCTTCCATTCTGGCTGTGGATTCCGGGGTCAGGCCCTTCACAATCTGGCGAAGCGCGTCATTCTGCACGTTATTGCGCGCCCCGTTGAGCTCAAAAACTGAAAACAGCAGTATGAGCTGCTCCACATGGCCCAGAGTCAGCCGGTTATTGGCCGCGCACAGGGGGTGCGCGCAGGCATGGGCAATGCCCTGCCCCATCAGGTAGGGAACAAGCTCAAAGATGTTGCCCCGAAGTCGCGTTATCTCCCGGTGCTGCGTTTCCGTGATATCCCAGGCGAGCACATGAATTTCGCACTTGTCCTCAGGAAAGTAGGCCGAAATTTCTTCGCTGATGAAGGTCTGCGGCAAATGGGCGATTTCCAGCGCGCCAGCAATGGTGTCGTGATCTGTAATCGTAACGTAGTCCATGCCCCTGGCTCTGGCGATATCGTAAATCTTGCGGGGAGGGGTGTAACTTTCGCCGCAGCCGATCTTTTGCAAAATCCACTGCGAGGGGCAGGTTGAATGGCGGGAATGGACGTGCAGATCTACGCAGAACGAGGCATTGAACGGGCTGGAATTTCTCTGCTCTCCGTCTGGGATTGGGAACATGCGGCTTCCTCCTGAATGTGCTGTGGCCATTCGCGATTCCGCCATCATCACGCCTCAGCAACTACGTTGCTGTAACGGCGCGACACATCCGCCGTTTACAGCGTTGCCTGAAATGATGCGGATGCGTACTGGGTATTGCATGGTCTGCACTATAGAAAAAATCCAGAGGGATTGTGTGCTGGCAGCGTGAAGGTTATCGGGCTTTTGTGCGATGCCGTAACACCGCTAACAGGCTGAAATAAAAATTTTAAGCCGACCTGCACCACGTAACTGTAACAATCCGCGCCCAAACGACAGCGCTTTGCGGCTGCTGTAGGCAAAATATCCTTGCAAACGCAAAAAGGGAGGCTAAAACCTCCCTTTTTGCGCCAACCCGCCTATAATTTCGGGTAAAAAAGACCGGCGGGGCTGAACTGCAAGGCGCACCAGCCGGATTTAACAGCACTCCTGAGCGGGAGTACGCGCTGAGGGGCAGGTGCAGCGTCTTTCCAGCAGATGAAAAATCAGGCCCGCCAAGGCAAAAGCGCCGCCAGTGAGCATGACGCCGGGCCAGCGGTATGCCGCCCAGGCTTGGCTGGCCGCAGCAGAACCCAGCGAACCGCCCAGAAAAAATACCGTCATGTAAATGGTGTTCACCCTGCCGCGCGCCGACTCGGACAAACCCAGAATAAGCGACTGATTGGACACCTGCGCAATGGACACGCCGAAATCAAGCACAATAACCCCGAGCACAAGGGCTGTCATGCCGCTGAAGCTCATGATGCCGAAAGCCGCGATGCTTGTGAGCGCGCCGATCAACACGCCGCACCTGACGCCAAAGCGGTCTGTCAGCCTGCCCCCAGCCTGCGCTGCCAGTACGCCCACCAGCCCAACGATGCCGAACGAACCCGCCACGCTTGCGCCAAGCCCGTAAGCCGGGCCTTGCAGATACAGCGCAAGCACTGACCAGAAGGCGCAGAACGCTCCGAACACGCAAGCCTGAATAATGGAGGCATAGCGCAGCGCACGGTAATCCCGCAAAAGTTGCAGCATGGAGACCAGCAACCGCCCGTATGGCAGGCTCGATTTGCGCGGCAGATCAGGCAAGCGCCATGCAAGCAGCGCGCTCAGCAGCACGGCAAAGGCGCAGGCCAGCCAGAAAGCCTCGCGCCAGCCCAGCCACTGGCCCACCGCGCCAGACACCACACGGGCCAGCAATATGCCGCACAAAACACCGCTAAAGGCAATGCCGACGGCCTTGCCTCGCTCGCCTTCCCTGGCAAGGTCAGCGGCCATGGGAACCACCATCTGCGTAATGGTGGCGGCCACCCCCATACCAGTCGAGGCCGCCATGAGAACCGCCATGCCCGGCGCCAGAGCCGCAAGAGCTGCGGAAACCACCAATAGTGCGCAGAGAATCAGAACCAGCCTTTTTCTGTTCAGCGTGTCGCACAGCGGCACGAGAAACAGAAGCCCAAGGGTGTAGCCCACCTGGGTGATGGTGGCCACAAGGCCCACATGGTCGCCGCCCTTGAGTTCCCCGGCGATCAGCCCCAGCACAGGCTGATTATAGTAAATGTTGGCTACGGCCAACCCCGCGGCAAGAGCCAGCAGGTATATGAGCGACCCGTTCTGCTGAGGGTCTGTGGTTTCCGTCTTCATGGCATGTTCCTTTATGTCTGTTTGCGATAGTTGCGCGCGATATGCGCGGCACATAACCGATATGAAAATTTGCCTCAGGCCCTAGACCATGCCACCATTGGCACGGATGGTCTGTCCGTTGATCCAGCCGCCGTCCCTACCAGCCAGAAAGGCTACTACTGAGGCTATATCTTCCGGCTGGGCAAGGCGCTCCAGCGGCGGCAGCTTTGCCATTGCCTCCACCTGCCCTTCCGTTTTGCCCTCAAAAAACAGATCAGTGGCTGTGGGGCCAGGTGCCACAGCGTTGACCGTGATGTCGCGGCCTCGCAGTTCTTTGGAAAAAATGCCGGTCATGGTTTCCACAGCGGACTTTGTAGCCGCATAGACGGCATATCCCGGCAGGGCAAGGCGGTTGACGCTGGTGGAAAGATTGATGATGCGTCCGCCTTCGTGCATTCGGGCGGCAGCCAGCCGCAGCATATTGAAAACGCCCTTGATATTGGTGCTCACGATACGGTCAAACAGAGCATCGTCCGTCTGCGCCAGCGGCACCATGCCCGGCTGCATAAGCCCGGCGTTGTTCACAAGCACCCTCACAGTGCCGAAAACGCTTTCGCAGGTAGAAAACAAGTCAGCCGCCTGCTCGGGAACCGTCACATCGGCCTTGACTGCAAGGGCGCGGCCCCCTTGGGCGCATATATCAGCCGCCAGGGCCTCGGCCTTGCCAGCGCTGCTGGCGTAGTTGACGACAACGGCCAGGCC is drawn from Desulfovibrio sp. and contains these coding sequences:
- a CDS encoding HAD-IA family hydrolase, whose translation is MKQYIFFDLDGTVTDSKTGIIRSVQHALKYFDIARADDELLYFIGPPLKDSFGKLFGGDAAKADLAVQKYREYYSVTGIFENALYDGVADMLVDLRREGRVLSLATSKPEPFAQRILEHFGIASLFDHVAGAELTGPRNSKTSVLRHACGLCGVADMAQCLMVGDRKYDILGAHAVGMDGVGVLYGYGSRGELEEAGADKLCEDVPALRQLLLA
- a CDS encoding polysaccharide deacetylase family protein, whose product is MFSSVCSVLRLRRIFALSAGVFCILAGICAVLVEHPAVAAPATASSAPAPSWAPDAQDARKALRNDATPPAKREPSVMLPPLGADSVGTIRRVALADGAKVVALTFDLCELDTVTTGCDMDILGFLRAEHIPATLFMGGKWMRTHSRRVLQIMTEPQFEIANHAWSHGNFALLSPAGLRAQVLWTQAQYELLREEALRDAKAQGRPEPAIQPVPTLFRLPYGRCNDQSLQALAKLGMQVVQWDVVAESGADNTNIEHARREAHLVASQVKPGSILLFHANLVPKGSAQLLRETVAELRRRGYNFVSVSTLLGMGVPQRTMNGYFTSPGDNKALDSKFGVDGSGRHTPFNGE
- a CDS encoding HD-GYP domain-containing protein; the protein is MSHIKIPVSTLRPGMYIVDPGISWLKAPLLYMQEGILASDDEINGIILQGFAEAYYDPERSRDENSAAPQPNTPLAIELQAANRIYEDAYENVKNFLESARGGALDLTFARPLVGDIIKSLSRNVDALVTLSLLKKTDEYTYAHSVNVTIFAVAFANFLGMPDDRLHNVGLAGLLHDYGKALIPNEILTAPRSLTFQEFEVMRSHVLLGVEKIKQFSSVEQEAIEGIAQHHEKHNGTGYPNRLSGKQIGVFGRILSLSDVYDALSSKRVYKGALAPNKALGMMYKMRGQAWAPGYVERFIKMVGIFPVGTAVELSNEHQGIVCRSNPNFPAQPCVLVARDPDGRAIQPQFVDLTRYIGLRITRSLSAAEAAHFDIPMLLGGPA
- a CDS encoding glycosyltransferase; its protein translation is MFPIPDGEQRNSSPFNASFCVDLHVHSRHSTCPSQWILQKIGCGESYTPPRKIYDIARARGMDYVTITDHDTIAGALEIAHLPQTFISEEISAYFPEDKCEIHVLAWDITETQHREITRLRGNIFELVPYLMGQGIAHACAHPLCAANNRLTLGHVEQLILLFSVFELNGARNNVQNDALRQIVKGLTPESTARMEEKHNVSALVAQPWRKSFVAGSDDHSSCNIARSSTVIEVTPAELGSSGHAPASALLRAVMAGGTTPRVIPATPLGFAHNLYAIGYQFYKNSTGLAQDINNSTVLRFAENMLTGKPDTRSRTIKTRVMSIGGFLLNCGRWVSRSEKSMQESILEAAGRAIAQSPELAVAADSVNVIVPQERMPRREALLARFVGDVAETVQLACANSVLSDVLKGNFFNVFKLVGAMGSLYAMLAPYGIGYSLFAQDKMFTRECLRRFLPRDARSGTAADRAAIAHFTDTYLEVNGVAKTLQSMLPLAREQGKKMDILTCVRPENVEGSHPGGLGPINFSPTGSFSIPEYPELTLHYPPALKIVQHCYENGYTLLHSATPGPMGLAALLTAKMLKLPIHATYHTAFPQYILELTGDPSLEEATWRYVYWYYNQMDVVFAPSAATMKELIAHGLPEEKIRLYPRGVDASRYTPAWRNSGRESAQGTRFLYVGRLSREKSVSRLVDAFRLVLGHIPGAQLTIVGDGPQAGELQAQAADMPVTFTGYLSGAALVQAYEEADIFVFPSTTDTYGKVVLEAQAAGLAVVVSGQGGPRENVVPDKSGIVVRQETAEAYASAMVALASDEAMLFAMKREARCYAESRSSQKAFAAQWKLIETLTPQACW
- a CDS encoding MFS transporter, with the translated sequence MKTETTDPQQNGSLIYLLALAAGLAVANIYYNQPVLGLIAGELKGGDHVGLVATITQVGYTLGLLFLVPLCDTLNRKRLVLILCALLVVSAALAALAPGMAVLMAASTGMGVAATITQMVVPMAADLAREGERGKAVGIAFSGVLCGILLARVVSGAVGQWLGWREAFWLACAFAVLLSALLAWRLPDLPRKSSLPYGRLLVSMLQLLRDYRALRYASIIQACVFGAFCAFWSVLALYLQGPAYGLGASVAGSFGIVGLVGVLAAQAGGRLTDRFGVRCGVLIGALTSIAAFGIMSFSGMTALVLGVIVLDFGVSIAQVSNQSLILGLSESARGRVNTIYMTVFFLGGSLGSAAASQAWAAYRWPGVMLTGGAFALAGLIFHLLERRCTCPSARTPAQECC
- a CDS encoding SDR family oxidoreductase; translation: MSMQTSSPNAAIVTGAARGIGAAIARRLAGDGLAVVVNYASSAGKAEALAADICAQGGRALAVKADVTVPEQAADLFSTCESVFGTVRVLVNNAGLMQPGMVPLAQTDDALFDRIVSTNIKGVFNMLRLAAARMHEGGRIINLSTSVNRLALPGYAVYAATKSAVETMTGIFSKELRGRDITVNAVAPGPTATDLFFEGKTEGQVEAMAKLPPLERLAQPEDIASVVAFLAGRDGGWINGQTIRANGGMV